The nucleotide window AGGGTGCCGAATATATGGTATGCGGTTCCTGTCCTTGCAGTGTTTTTGGGAGTTTACTTCTTTTTAATACTCTTAAGCAGGAGCGTGGATAAAGAAGATGTTGAGCTATTGCTGGCAGTTGAGAGGAAGCTGGGGGTTGATTTAAAGATAATAAAGAAAATTTTAAGGAGGTTCGTTTGAAAGGAAAACATAGAGGGAGTGCTATGGTATTTAAATCTATAACCACTATTGCCAAGAGTATTGTTAAACGGAACGATGCCACAAAAAGGCTTGTACTTAGAGTTTACAACCAGTATCAAGGGAGAAAAGCTAAAAAGGAGCTCTACTTGAGGATTAAAAACATAGATTTTGACGAGTATATTGACACTTCAAATAAGCCTGACTTAAATGTGATTATTCTAACAGTAGACTGCCTCCGCTATCTCAACTTATCATTCACCGGGTATCAAAGAGAAACAACGCCCTTCATGGATTCCCTGAAGGCAAAGTTTAGGGCAGTTTCAGCTGCACCATGGACGTATCCGTCAGTAGCATCGATTTTAACCGGCCTTTACCCCCACAACCACAACGCCTATATTCACAGCAAGATCAAAAATTTCGATACTCTTAAAGCATTCAAGCCAATTAAGAAAAGTGTGCTGACTCTGCCTGAAATACTCTTTGCATTTGGATATGAGATATACTTTGGAACAGCGATTGATGTCGCAAGCTACCCCTTGAAAAGCAGGGTTGTTCCCAAGCTCTATCTTGGAGATACTCCCGCTGAAGAACTACTGAATGACCTGAGGAAATGGATATCAAAAAGAAAAAACTCCTTCTTTGCATATCTGCAGCTTGGAGATGTCCATGAGCCTATAGTACCGCCAGAAAAGTTTAGGAATTACTTTGGACAAGTTGAGAATATTCCGAATATTGAGCGGTGGGATTTCAGAAGGCCCGAAGAACAAAAAGGAAAAGAATTTGAGAAATATAGAAGAAATAGAATGTTACTTTATGATAACACACTAAGATACGTTGATTATGCAATAGAGAGGCTTTATGCATTTCTTGAAGACTCCGGCTTGCTGGACTCTACAATTCTCCTGATTACAGCGGATCATGGTGAAGAGTTCTGGGAGCATGCAGAACTTGAGGCTGAGAACTTCTATGATCCCAGAGGTTATTACGGTGTGGGGCATGGGCATAATGTTTTCAATGAGATTATTGAGGTACCGATTCTATTTGACGGTGCAATTAAGAAAAAAGGTGATTTTACTGAAAACAGGGTCAGTTCCGTTGATATTATGCCCACAGTTTTAGATTTATTAGGTGTTTCTCATAGTCTAACTTTTGATGGGCAAAACGTGTTCGAGGTTAAGAATAAGAAAAGACCTTTACTTTCCGAGGCAGCTGGTTATGGGTATGAGAAGAAGGCTTTAATCATGGGGAGGTACAAGCTCCTCTACGCTCCGGATGATGGCGTCCAGTGGCTCTTTGACCTCAAGAAGGATCCATCGGAGCAGCATCCCATCAAAGATAGAGAAGTTACATCAGTCTTTGTGGATAAGCTGAACAAAATGCTCAAAGAAGACGAAAAAAGGAGATTGATAAATGCTTTGAGGAAAGTTCGTATATGAACCCTCAAATTTTAATTTTTGGAACCTTGGCGACGGTGGCGGTTTTCAGGAATTTCACGACTTCTTTTTTCATATCTTTTACAACGTCCTCAGTAATCTCTATGTTTGGATCGTAGGAGATAATTTCCTCAAACTTCCAGTCTGTGACGTTGAAGATGCCCTTGAAATTTTTGTAATAAATGGCTATGCGATACTTTTCAAGCTGTTCTATGTTTTTTTCTTTCGGTCTCATTTGAGATATTACCAATGTTTGTATGCACACCGTAAGATTCTGCAAATACGGTATCTGAGTATAGAACACTATCATCGCTGAGCTTGTTTTCTATTATGTCAAGAATAAATGATTTGAGTCTTACTAGGCTTATGTATTTTGACTTGTCCCAAATATGTTCAACTTCGTAGCCTCTAGGGTATTTTATTAAGAGAGGTACTTTCAGGAGTTCATCATAGAGAAATGTTCCATGGCTTATTCGTCCATGCTCACCCAATAGTTGCCCGCGGTCACTTGTAACAATAATAAGGGAATTATCAAATAGATTTTTCTTTTTAAGGATATCTATTAATTCAATGAGTTTTTTAGTTATGTATTTTACTTCTTGTAGGTATTTTTCTTTCCATGTTTGTACGAGTTTATGATTCAGATTGTTTGTTTTAGGTTTAATTTGAATTCTGGCCCCATTCTGTCAAATACTAAATAAGGCTCATGAGCTTCCATTAAGTTTATAAAAATAAATAGGGGCTCTG belongs to Pyrococcus abyssi GE5 and includes:
- a CDS encoding sulfatase, whose protein sequence is MVFKSITTIAKSIVKRNDATKRLVLRVYNQYQGRKAKKELYLRIKNIDFDEYIDTSNKPDLNVIILTVDCLRYLNLSFTGYQRETTPFMDSLKAKFRAVSAAPWTYPSVASILTGLYPHNHNAYIHSKIKNFDTLKAFKPIKKSVLTLPEILFAFGYEIYFGTAIDVASYPLKSRVVPKLYLGDTPAEELLNDLRKWISKRKNSFFAYLQLGDVHEPIVPPEKFRNYFGQVENIPNIERWDFRRPEEQKGKEFEKYRRNRMLLYDNTLRYVDYAIERLYAFLEDSGLLDSTILLITADHGEEFWEHAELEAENFYDPRGYYGVGHGHNVFNEIIEVPILFDGAIKKKGDFTENRVSSVDIMPTVLDLLGVSHSLTFDGQNVFEVKNKKRPLLSEAAGYGYEKKALIMGRYKLLYAPDDGVQWLFDLKKDPSEQHPIKDREVTSVFVDKLNKMLKEDEKRRLINALRKVRI
- a CDS encoding sulfatase-like hydrolase/transferase, with translation MQIKPKTNNLNHKLVQTWKEKYLQEVKYITKKLIELIDILKKKNLFDNSLIIVTSDRGQLLGEHGRISHGTFLYDELLKVPLLIKYPRGYEVEHIWDKSKYISLVRLKSFILDIIENKLSDDSVLYSDTVFAESYGVHTNIGNISNETERKKHRTA